Within the Acidobacteriota bacterium genome, the region AAGCTCCTGATTTCACCTGATGACATTCGTTGCAATTGAGTTGTTGTCTTCTGCCATGTTTTGCGTGGCTGAAGTTCACCCGAAAAGCCTTTGCGGCAATCGAAGCGCGGCGGTAACTGCCCAGTTGATGACAGGTGCCGCACGAAGAAATATCCCGCCCGCCGGATTGCGCGCGCGACGTGTGACACTGGTAACAAACCGTATGCGCATTAAATCCCGAAGGCATGGATAACGCCACATTGCCGCGCCCTGTGGGTTTGTGACAGACCGAACAGTTCACGTTTCGGTGTTGCGTATGGGCAAATTTCATATTGAAACTGGCAAGTCGCGGAAAGGCTTTCACCTCGGGGTTTGCGGTTGCCGGATTACTGTGGCAAATCGTACAAATCGGGCTGCTCTGATTGGCAAACTGCTCGGCGTGACAGCCCGCGCACGGCGTGTGCCCCGGACGTTTCGGCTGAATCAAATTGGTTTCACGGCGATGACAAAGCAGACAGGGAAGTCGGGTGTGCGCCGCCTGACGATGCGAAAATTTTGAAAAGTCGCCGCCCTGTTCGATTGCCGCGAAATCAAGTTCCGGCGTTTCGCCAGCCGCAGCCTTGGTGGTCGCGACGGTTGTTGTGCCCGAAAAAACTGCCAGCACGAAAACCGCAATGCCAATCAGCAAAACCAGTAAGGAAAGCCGCCGTGTTGAACGGCGTACGAGAGGCGCATCTTGAGAAGTGGTAGGTTGTTCAGGTCGTTCAAGCATATCGCATCCGTTTATTTTTTGGTGATTGCCGAAAGCGCTTTGGCGTGCGACTCCGGTATGGCTTTCCTGCCTTCATCAAGATGGCATTTGCTACATTGGAAATCGGCTTTGGCTTTGCGTTGGTCGATTTCAAAATTCAATGCGCCGCCTTCATCAGCAGTTGGCGTAATGTGACAACCGCTGCCGCTGCCGCCGCACGAAAGGATATCGACCTCTGCGCCTCTGCCATCAGCGGTATTGATGGTTGCAACTTTATGACAATCGGTGCATTTGAGTTCGGCATGGCTGAACCACTCGTGGCGAAATTTCGACGCCTGCCGACGCTGCCATCTTTCCAGCAGGGGTTTATCCTGGATTGCCATCG harbors:
- a CDS encoding cytochrome c3 family protein — translated: MLERPEQPTTSQDAPLVRRSTRRLSLLVLLIGIAVFVLAVFSGTTTVATTKAAAGETPELDFAAIEQGGDFSKFSHRQAAHTRLPCLLCHRRETNLIQPKRPGHTPCAGCHAEQFANQSSPICTICHSNPATANPEVKAFPRLASFNMKFAHTQHRNVNCSVCHKPTGRGNVALSMPSGFNAHTVCYQCHTSRAQSGGRDISSCGTCHQLGSYRRASIAAKAFRVNFSHAKHGRRQQLNCNECHQVKSGASRQQVTSPLPTNHLAPEHALSCMSCHNGKRAFGGDDFKSCQKCHTGQTFRF